In one window of Buchnera aphidicola (Rhopalosiphum maidis) DNA:
- the purB gene encoding adenylosuccinate lyase, with protein sequence MELNELTAISPIDGRYSNSTKFLRNIFSEFSFLKYRLNVEIQWLKKIIHMHQILEIKNIENTEILFLDNILEKFNEEDAISIKNIEKETNHDIKALEYFLRKKISKSKKLLPFLEFVHFSCTSEDINNIAYALMIKNARDEIILPLWKKILRFLKNASFKYKDNSLLSMTHGQPATPSTMGKEMANFYYRMQRQYHKLKKIEILGKMNGTTGNYNAHLAAYPKVDWHTISKEFIVSFGISWNPYTTQIEPHDYIVEFFGCMSLFNNILIDFNRDIWGYISLNYFKQKSKNQEIGSSIMPHKINPIDFENSEGNLGLSNALMNHMMNKLPISRWQRDLSDSTVLRNIGVAFSYSIIAYNSVLSGTNKLKINTAQLLKNLNNNWSVLSEAIQTVMRRYKIENAYEKLKQLTRGKEIKKINIHQFIEKLNIPKIEKERLKKLSPSNYIGAASQIIDGIK encoded by the coding sequence ATGGAGTTAAACGAATTAACAGCTATTTCCCCAATTGATGGTCGATATTCTAATTCTACTAAATTTTTGCGCAATATTTTTAGTGAATTCAGTTTTTTAAAATATCGTCTTAATGTAGAGATTCAATGGTTAAAAAAAATAATTCATATGCATCAAATACTAGAAATTAAAAATATAGAAAATACAGAAATACTATTTCTTGATAATATTTTGGAAAAATTTAATGAAGAAGACGCAATATCTATTAAAAATATAGAAAAAGAGACTAATCACGATATTAAAGCATTAGAATATTTTTTAAGAAAAAAAATATCTAAATCAAAAAAACTGTTACCATTTTTAGAATTTGTACATTTTTCATGTACTTCGGAAGATATTAATAATATAGCATATGCTTTAATGATAAAAAATGCTCGTGATGAAATTATTTTGCCGTTATGGAAAAAAATACTTAGATTTTTAAAGAATGCTTCTTTTAAATATAAAGATAATTCATTGTTATCTATGACTCATGGTCAACCTGCTACTCCATCTACTATGGGCAAAGAGATGGCTAATTTTTACTATCGTATGCAACGTCAATATCATAAGTTAAAAAAAATAGAAATATTAGGAAAAATGAATGGTACGACTGGAAACTACAATGCACATTTAGCCGCTTATCCAAAAGTTGATTGGCATACAATAAGCAAAGAATTTATAGTGTCATTTGGAATTTCTTGGAATCCGTATACTACACAGATAGAACCACATGATTATATTGTAGAATTTTTTGGATGTATGTCTCTTTTTAATAATATATTAATTGATTTTAATCGTGATATTTGGGGATATATTTCCCTTAATTATTTTAAACAAAAGTCAAAAAATCAAGAAATAGGTTCTTCTATAATGCCGCATAAAATTAATCCTATTGATTTTGAAAATTCTGAAGGTAATTTAGGATTATCAAATGCTTTAATGAATCATATGATGAATAAGTTACCTATTTCTAGGTGGCAACGTGATTTAAGTGATTCTACGGTTTTAAGAAATATAGGGGTAGCATTTTCTTACTCTATTATTGCATATAATTCTGTTTTGTCAGGGACAAATAAATTAAAAATTAACACTGCTCAACTATTAAAAAATTTAAATAATAATTGGTCAGTTTTATCTGAAGCAATTCAAACTGTTATGCGTCGTTATAAAATTGAAAATGCGTATGAAAAGTTAAAACAATTAACTAGAGGAAAAGAAATAAAAAAAATTAACATACATCAATTTATTGAGAAATTAAATATTCCAAAAATAGAAAAAGAACGTTTAAAAAAATTATCTCCGTCTAATTATATTGGCGCAGCCAGCCAAATTATTGATGGAATAAAGTAA
- the mnmA gene encoding tRNA 2-thiouridine(34) synthase MnmA, which produces MIEKNKKVIVAMSGGVDSSVSAWFLKKQNYQVEGLFMKNWEEDDKKKYCSAAQDLSDAEDVCKKLNIYLHKINFSKEYWERVFENFLSEHKKGKTPNPDILCNKEIKFKIFFDYSIKVLQANYIATGHYAQIKKKDKKYYLLKGTDLNKDQSYFLYTLKSVQLKNILFPIGNLKKKQVRMIAKNIGLKIAEKKDSTGICFIGPKKINSFLHRYIKSEKGNIITTNGTVVGQHNGLFCYTLGQRKGLGIGGIKGKYNMPWYVVEKKIKNNTLIVAQGSFNKKLMSIGLIAEKINWINCDKMNFPFLCQAKTRYRQTDIFCNIQYMNNFFIKVLFDSPVIAVTPGQSIVFYSSEICLGGGIIKSRLPLL; this is translated from the coding sequence ATGATAGAAAAAAATAAAAAAGTAATTGTCGCAATGTCTGGAGGCGTAGATTCATCAGTTTCTGCATGGTTTTTGAAAAAACAAAACTACCAAGTAGAAGGTTTATTTATGAAGAATTGGGAAGAAGATGACAAAAAAAAATACTGTAGTGCTGCTCAGGATTTATCTGATGCAGAAGATGTATGTAAAAAATTAAATATTTATTTGCATAAAATAAATTTTTCTAAAGAATATTGGGAACGGGTATTTGAAAATTTTTTAAGTGAACATAAAAAAGGAAAAACTCCAAATCCTGATATATTATGTAATAAAGAAATTAAATTTAAAATATTTTTTGATTATTCTATTAAGGTTCTTCAAGCAAATTATATTGCCACTGGCCATTATGCTCAAATTAAAAAAAAAGATAAAAAATATTATCTTTTGAAAGGAACAGATCTTAATAAAGATCAAAGTTATTTTTTATATACATTGAAAAGTGTACAGCTAAAAAATATTTTATTTCCTATTGGAAATTTAAAAAAAAAGCAAGTTAGAATGATTGCCAAAAACATTGGTTTAAAAATTGCTGAGAAAAAAGATTCTACTGGAATTTGTTTTATTGGACCTAAAAAAATAAATAGTTTTCTTCATCGTTATATTAAGTCAGAAAAAGGTAATATTATTACAACTAATGGCACAGTTGTTGGACAACATAACGGTTTGTTTTGTTATACATTAGGCCAGCGTAAAGGATTAGGAATTGGTGGAATTAAAGGAAAATATAACATGCCATGGTATGTAGTTGAAAAAAAAATTAAAAATAATACATTGATTGTTGCTCAAGGTTCATTTAATAAAAAATTAATGTCTATAGGTTTAATAGCAGAAAAAATTAATTGGATTAATTGTGATAAAATGAATTTCCCTTTTTTATGTCAAGCAAAAACTAGATATCGTCAAACTGATATTTTTTGTAATATACAATATATGAATAATTTTTTTATTAAAGTTTTATTTGATTCTCCGGTTATTGCAGTTACACCTGGACAATCCATAGTTTTTTATTCGTCAGAAATATGTTTAGGTGGGGGGATTATAAAATCAAGATTACCATTATTATAA
- the lepA gene encoding translation elongation factor 4 → MKNIRNFSIIAHIDHGKSTLSDRLIQKCGGLSEREMSNQVLDSMDLEKERGITIKAQSVMIDYTNKSGNIFHLNFIDTPGHVNFSYEVSRSLAACEGALLVVDSSQGVEAQTLANCSTALEMNLSIVPVLNKIDLPNSNPEKVAREIEDIIGISALNAIRCSAKTGQGIEELIECIINEIPAPDGDENKPLQALIIDSWFDNYLGVVSLIRIKNGIVSKKDKIKVMSTGKIYSVDHLGIFTPKKINKNFLKCGEVGWIICGIKNISAAPVGDTLTNAKNPAINMLTGFKKIKPQIYAGLFPVTSDQYEIFRDALGKLSLNDSSLFYEPENSTALGFGFRCGFLGLLHMEIVQARLEREYSLDLISTAPNVMYQIELNNGKKIYLDTPSDFPINSEIKKIKEPIVECNILLPSKFLGPVMKLCIKKRGTEINMTYHEQQVSLKYYIPMNEVVLNFFDELKSVSSGYASLEYDFKHFKTVKMVRIDILINSERIDALTVISHYKNAQHRAREIVDKMRELIPRHQFDINIQATINNSIVARSTIKQLRKNVLAKCYGGDISRKKKLLKKQKDGKKRMKKIGNVNLPKTTFLTILNINKN, encoded by the coding sequence ATGAAAAATATAAGAAACTTTTCTATTATCGCTCATATTGATCATGGAAAATCAACTTTATCGGATCGTTTAATTCAAAAATGCGGTGGACTTTCTGAAAGAGAAATGTCTAACCAAGTTTTAGATTCTATGGATCTAGAAAAAGAAAGAGGTATTACAATCAAAGCACAAAGTGTAATGATTGATTACACAAATAAAAGTGGTAATATCTTTCATTTAAATTTTATCGATACACCTGGTCATGTAAACTTTTCTTATGAAGTTTCTAGGTCATTAGCAGCTTGCGAAGGCGCATTATTAGTTGTTGATTCAAGTCAAGGTGTAGAAGCGCAAACATTAGCAAATTGTTCTACTGCTTTAGAAATGAACCTTTCAATAGTCCCAGTATTGAATAAAATAGATTTACCTAATTCAAATCCAGAAAAAGTAGCCAGAGAAATTGAAGATATTATCGGTATTTCTGCATTAAATGCGATTAGATGTTCAGCTAAAACTGGTCAAGGAATAGAAGAATTAATAGAATGTATCATTAATGAAATTCCAGCACCTGATGGTGATGAAAATAAACCGTTACAAGCACTTATTATTGACTCTTGGTTTGATAATTATCTAGGTGTAGTATCTTTAATAAGAATTAAAAATGGAATAGTTTCAAAAAAAGATAAAATAAAAGTAATGAGTACAGGAAAAATATATTCAGTTGATCATTTAGGTATATTTACACCAAAAAAAATAAATAAAAATTTCTTAAAATGCGGAGAAGTAGGTTGGATTATCTGTGGAATTAAAAACATTTCTGCAGCTCCAGTGGGAGATACGTTAACAAATGCTAAAAATCCAGCAATTAATATGCTAACAGGTTTTAAAAAAATAAAACCTCAAATTTATGCTGGTTTATTCCCTGTTACATCAGATCAATATGAAATATTTAGAGATGCTTTAGGCAAACTTAGTTTAAATGATTCTTCTTTATTTTATGAACCAGAGAATTCAACTGCTCTCGGTTTTGGATTTAGATGTGGTTTTTTAGGTTTATTACATATGGAAATTGTTCAAGCTCGTTTAGAGAGAGAGTATTCTCTTGATTTAATCTCGACCGCTCCAAATGTAATGTATCAAATAGAATTAAATAATGGGAAAAAAATTTATTTAGATACTCCTTCAGATTTTCCTATTAATAGCGAAATAAAAAAAATAAAAGAACCTATTGTTGAATGTAATATTTTATTACCCTCTAAATTTCTTGGTCCAGTTATGAAACTGTGTATAAAAAAAAGAGGAACTGAAATTAATATGACTTATCATGAACAGCAAGTATCTTTAAAATATTATATTCCAATGAACGAAGTTGTTTTAAATTTTTTTGATGAGTTGAAGTCAGTTTCCAGTGGATATGCTTCACTAGAATATGATTTTAAACATTTCAAAACTGTTAAAATGGTTAGAATAGATATTCTAATCAATTCAGAAAGGATAGATGCATTAACAGTAATTTCTCATTATAAAAACGCTCAACATCGTGCTCGTGAAATAGTTGATAAAATGAGGGAATTAATACCTCGACATCAATTTGATATTAACATTCAAGCAACTATTAATAACTCTATTGTTGCTAGATCAACAATTAAACAATTAAGAAAAAATGTACTAGCGAAATGCTATGGTGGTGATATTAGCAGAAAAAAGAAACTATTAAAAAAACAAAAAGATGGAAAGAAGAGAATGAAAAAAATAGGAAATGTTAATTTGCCAAAAACAACGTTTCTTACAATTTTGAATATTAATAAAAATTAA
- the rnc gene encoding ribonuclease III yields MNHIVVNKIQQVLGYTFTHQDLLKQALTHRSASSKHNERLEFLGDSILSFVIANALYQHFPYIDEGDMSRMRATLVRGNTLAEIAYEFDLGEYLQLGQGELKSGGFRRESILANTVEALIGGIYLDSNIKTVEKLILKWYEKRLEKISPGNTQKDPKTRLQEYLQSKHLSLPSYFIVEVYGEAHNQLFTIHCEVSTIPKSLIGKGTSRRKAEQDAAKKALIKLGVE; encoded by the coding sequence ATGAACCATATCGTAGTAAATAAAATACAGCAAGTATTGGGATATACTTTCACTCATCAAGACCTGTTAAAACAGGCGTTAACCCATCGCAGTGCAAGTAGTAAACATAATGAAAGACTGGAATTTTTAGGGGATTCTATTTTAAGTTTTGTAATTGCCAATGCTTTATATCAGCATTTTCCATATATTGATGAAGGTGATATGAGTCGTATGAGAGCTACCTTGGTAAGAGGTAATACTCTAGCAGAAATAGCATATGAATTTGATTTAGGAGAATATTTACAGTTAGGTCAAGGTGAATTAAAAAGTGGAGGCTTTCGTCGCGAATCTATTCTAGCTAATACTGTAGAAGCTTTAATTGGTGGCATCTATTTAGATAGTAACATTAAAACAGTAGAAAAATTAATACTTAAATGGTACGAAAAACGTTTAGAAAAAATAAGTCCTGGAAATACGCAAAAAGACCCTAAAACAAGATTGCAAGAATATTTACAATCTAAACATTTATCTTTACCTTCATATTTTATTGTGGAAGTATATGGTGAGGCACATAACCAACTATTTACTATTCACTGTGAAGTTAGTACCATTCCAAAAAGTTTAATTGGTAAAGGTACAAGCAGAAGAAAAGCAGAACAAGATGCAGCAAAAAAAGCATTAATTAAATTAGGTGTAGAGTGA
- the era gene encoding GTPase Era, which produces MKKRKQYCGYITIVGRPNVGKSTLINEIIENEISIISKKKNTTQKNIIGIKTKESHQFIYIDTPGIYFNKRKNIQEKKDNNLKMIKSSILTIFIVDRTIWKIEDEIIFNKIKKNKIPIICVINKIDIIPNKSILLPHINFLSRKINPIEIIPVSAKKRENILLLEKKIYPYLPKNNHIFPKKCITTNSLFFSISEIIRQQLMFFLRDELPSITTVEIESLEEKVKKILYIRAIIYVKYERQKKIIIGQKGEGVKKISMLSRFKIEKKMNMKVHLVIWVKKKN; this is translated from the coding sequence GTGAAAAAAAGAAAACAATATTGTGGATATATAACTATTGTTGGCAGGCCTAATGTTGGCAAATCAACATTAATTAATGAAATAATTGAAAATGAAATTTCTATTATTTCAAAAAAGAAAAATACAACACAAAAAAACATTATAGGTATAAAAACAAAAGAATCACATCAATTTATTTATATAGATACACCAGGCATATATTTTAATAAGAGGAAAAATATACAAGAAAAAAAAGATAACAATTTAAAAATGATAAAAAGTTCAATATTAACTATATTTATTGTAGATCGTACTATTTGGAAAATAGAAGATGAAATTATTTTTAATAAAATTAAAAAAAATAAAATTCCAATTATTTGTGTTATTAACAAAATTGATATTATTCCAAATAAAAGCATTCTTTTACCACATATTAATTTTCTTTCAAGAAAAATTAATCCAATAGAAATTATACCTGTTTCGGCAAAAAAAAGAGAAAATATACTTCTTTTAGAAAAAAAAATATATCCTTATTTACCAAAAAATAATCATATTTTTCCTAAAAAATGTATTACAACAAATTCTTTATTTTTTTCAATATCTGAAATAATTCGTCAACAATTAATGTTTTTTTTAAGAGATGAATTACCTTCAATAACAACGGTAGAAATTGAATCACTTGAAGAAAAAGTAAAAAAAATACTCTACATTAGAGCTATAATTTATGTGAAATATGAAAGACAAAAAAAAATTATTATTGGACAAAAAGGAGAAGGAGTTAAAAAAATCAGTATGTTATCTAGGTTTAAAATCGAAAAAAAAATGAATATGAAAGTACATCTTGTAATATGGGTCAAGAAAAAAAATTAA